ATTTCATTGCTCAACTAAGCTAAGTTTTTACAGTCTGACCTAAAAACCTCTACTACAGCTGCCTTTGCAGAACATGACTCAATAGCAAACTTCCCTCTCATGTCTTGATATAATCTGGGAACTTTGGTTATTGTGTTGTATGTTATATAAAGCAAACCCATAGCAGCATCTTTACTATATCATTTTCAGCattatattttttgaatttgtcaCAGCAGGGGATTGAAATGGCTCAGTTTGAACTAAATTCGGTCAGCCAGGAAATACACTGCATGTACATGTGAGTGCACGCTATAGTATATTCATGTCTATGAGCATGTcactttgcgtgtgtgtgtttggagacctgtgtgtgtgtggtccgGTAAAGGGTGCCGCCTTGTGCTCTGGATggctggtgagagagagaaagagaggatgagTCATGTATTAAAGGGCTgccaggtgaaaaaaaaacaaaaaaccacagcCTCTAGTTGTCATACTGGAGGTTGCCAGCCGTATTCATTACTGTTCGTTTGGATCCCCCTCAGGGTCCACATTAAAAGTCTGCAGGAATTTTCACACTTAGCTCTGGTGGCTGCAGAAGATTTGTAACGCAACCGCAGAGTCAAGGCCGCAGTTTTACGCGACATTTAAAACTTTCTGTGACACCACAAGATTGTATCTGGTCTTTTACCCAACAGGCCTGACCATTTTGAATTTCACACCCAAGCTTATCTGACTGCAGGTGCAGGGACAGTTTGCATGGTGCGTGTAGTACCTTAGGTGGAGGGTCTGTGTGGTTGGAGTTAAAGGCTTGTAGGATGGGGCGTGACCAGTCTGGCTTCACATCCTGCTcctgctccatctccatccTGTGGATCTCACtatcaaatacacacacatcagtgagtATGTGTAATGGTCGCCTAGTGTCAAATTTATAagggaaaataacatttactaTTCATAAAATCATATCTCGATTTCTCATGGTCTTCAAAGGTGAGGTTGGATTTTTCAGTTACTCTCCATCACCACCCAGTCTGGTGGGGGACAGTTTCACAATCAAAACGTTTTCAAAACTTTCCAAACTCAACCTTTAAAATCTTAGTTGCTAAGTGAATGAATTATGAGTGTGGTATTATCTCATAAAAGTACTCGCAGGTGTTaaaagatgaaggaaaaaaaactctgaagtgggaagagaaatgagaaataataCGTGTGTGTGCAGGCGTGTGAGTGTGTACCTGAAGGAGCAGACGAGCTGGCTGAAGCTGGGCCGGGCGTCCGGCTCGTAGGCCCAGCAGCGGGCGAGCAGGGAGTAGACGGTGGGCGGACAGCGCTGCGGTTTGGGGAGGCGAACTCCAGACTCCAGCTGGTTGATCACCTGCCCGTTCTCCAGCCAGAAGAACGGCTGCTGGGCCATTGAGAAgatctcccacacacacacacctggttgaacagacacacacacacacacacacacacacacacaccagctgtaTTGTCTTGTATCACACTGAAAAGATGTTTTATCTTCCTTCATTTGCTTATTGAGTCTGGCATGTGCCATCAGAATGACTCACCCTAATTCTTGATAATTTTTGCAACAATGGGTTTGTGATTTCGCAAGGAGGTAAACAAAGGCAGGGTTGTGATCTCCAGCCGACAACTGCTGATTTTGTAGCTACCTCATATTAGTTTTTCTGTGACATGGCTGGAAAAAgctcatttttaaatgtttacgTCTCACTCATTCCGCAATGAGAACAAGTCTAGGGTCTTAAATGCGCACTTAAAGGCTACAGGAATAGCACTAAAAGACAGAAGCTAAAGCTACATGTCTCAAGACAAAAGTCGTATCGCATGATGACGTGTGCAGCTTATGTTAGAGCACATTGTCACAGTATCGCCAGCCctaattaattttcaattacCTTTTTGCTGAGTTTTTTAAtctatcatttcatttcaatttcatgAATCACTTTATACATGCTTTTcaaagtttattattttatccgACACTGCAAAACCCCCTACAGTCTGTGATATACAATCTATATTCTACAGTAACTCTGGGGGCACAGTTCATCCTccatatttacatacatgtaagGAACAAAATACTGGAAGCACATCCCAGTATAATGCAATCCACCACAACTCCCAGCCTCTAGAATTATGATTCAACTCCTCTGAGCTGGTCTAAGTGAAAAGCACACAGTGTGTTGAGTgcacgtttttttgtttgcgttCAGACACCAGAAGAGAGGCGATGAAAATCTGCACGTGCGTGTCGAAGAGTGTGTTCCTCACCAAACATCCAGACATCACTGGCTGTGGTGAAGCGTCTGAAGTTGATGGATTCAGGTGCCATCCATTTGATGGGTAATCGACTCACCGAGGCTGCACATGAAAGAGAGATATTTCATGAGAAATAGACGTGGAGACTTATCTTTGGTTCTATAAAGACTGAAGTACTGTGCATGCATGCTAAAGTTAAATTGTGCCCAAAATGAACTTCTATctctaaaaaaaggaaagaagaggcAAGTTTTGATACACGTGAAATAGTTTCCTCTACACTGTAGTTCTCTGAAATGTTAACCACAGACATttgtgtctaagtgtgtgtgtgtgtgtgtgtgtgtacctttaTAATACTCATGTTCGTCAATGTAGCGAGACAGGCCAAAGTCGCCGAGCTTGACACACTCAGGCGACGCCACCAAGACATTTCTCACCGCTATATCTCtacagcacacagacagaacagaaaccAGACAGGAGCCAAATGATGAGactaagaaaaaagaaacagttcacaccaaaataaaatctcataCATATAATGAGGTCGAATATTAAGTATCTCAGTAAATATCTGCAGACGCTTCACATTTAAGCAGAATAACAAGGCCAGTGCACCTGGAGAGAAATGGTCTTTTAACAAATACAAAGCTCATTTTCATCTGCATGTCAAATGCCCTCTCTgcctgtttttatgtttgttggttttttcctAAAGGAAACCTGTCACCGATACACAAGGCTTTGTTACCTGTGCACCATGTTGAGTCCCTCCAGGTAAGCCAAGGCTTTGCAGATTTGCAGACAGTACAGGATTAACGTTGGTCCGGTCACGATGTACTGCTCCTCCACGAGATAGCTCCCCAGCTGtcagggaaacaaaaacatctgctttCTACGACATACGGAATAAGTTGCATTCACACTCATCTTGAGATTAAAACTTCCCAATGTGTTAGTTACGCAACATACTCGTTTATTAAtacacatagaaacacaaacacaaacctctcCATGTTCATACAGCTCCATGACAATCCAGACAGGATCGACCTCAATGACTCCGATGAGACGCACAATGTGGGGATGATAAAGATTTTTCATCAAGCCTGCAATAGACAGAGCAATACACCTCTGATCAATCAAATATCACATTTTGAGGATTTATTGATAccggagaaagaaagaggcagacTGCCGAAGAGCAGGCATTTGAAGACACAAGTCGTGCTTGCTGTTTGaagctttattttcagtgtttcttggCATTTTATTAGCGgagtaaaaaaacaactaaagagCCGCACGTTTCCCTCAGCAGTTGGTGGAGGCCAAAACAGAGCGAAACAGAGACTAAAcattggacttatattcatcagaatccaaatgaatgctattGTTGCTCTGTGACAACTGAATGTGGATGTACAAACTGTCAATTGTTTGCTGACTCTTTGCATATTGATAATATATCAGGTGTTGTGTTTACGCCCCTCTGAGAGTATAAAAAATAGCATCAATGAATGCAGCTTTTTTAACACAGTTTCTCGAAATCGCTCATTTGTTTTCTACACCCGCACTTTGTCAGTCAGCTCTGGAGACATATGTCTCTTGTGTCTCATGCTGAGGCTGCCGTTGCCTCCAGTCTGAACTTTTTCACTAAGCCACAACCACGCACACGACCGCGCAACAGGAAGTCAACTACAGCAATGTTTTGCCTGATGAAACATGCAAAACCCTGAAATGTTCCAAACTCAGATGCTCCACTCTTCTATtcttacactttggtttttatatttcttgtttctcttttatgttttctgtgacTAAAGAAACGATCAGTCGTATTTTcatgtgtataaaatgatgctACTAAAGGGATTTAACCTGTAACTAGTGAAGGAAAAGttttacatttcctgttttacgAAGATCTGGCAGGCTTTACAGTTGCTTTGCAAAAACTGTGAGAGCTGAATGTGCACCAATAAATTGTTTCGAAAGGAAATAATCACTGCAACAGCCTCGTACTCACCAGCTTCACTGAGAAATTTCTCCTTTACGTCAGCTGAACAGTCCTTACATGTTTTGATAGCCACACGGATCCTCTCCCctgtctgcaaacacacattcacacatgcgTTACATTCACCGTGACGGTGCATTGTCACGGGTTCATTCAGATTTTAGCATTATTTAGCATTACTTTTATTCTCAGTGTGATATTTGGTAGTGAACTGTGCTGATATGGCGACAATAGATGAACTCACTGGGCTTTTATACACTCCATCATGAACCTCTCCGAAGAATCCCTCACCTAAGATCCGACCCACAACAACGTCATTTCTGGATATCCTGTGTTTGTCtggacacatacacattaaGAAAAACGGAGAGATACAAATATTTCTATAATGTATCGATGTTTTTGATGAAACTTTTATCTATACAGGCAAATTAATGTTtggaaaactgaaattaaagttttaaatgggtgtttttgtctttcaaaatcACCACTTTAATACCACCTGTGCTCCTTTTCACATTATTGTGCTGCATTCAGGTACCTCAAGTAAACAAAGGCCTTGAAGGATTAGGAAATGCAGGGGAGTTACATGCTAAAAACCTCTGCAGGAACTTTGGGGAAGAAAGAGCTCAGATGTCGGTGTTCAAACCACTATAGAAGGCTATCTTAGCTCCACCCTAATGTAGAACCAGTCATGTGTTTAGGTTGAAACTGAAACTCGTTGAGAGGCATggcagaaataaaagcatgttaacactaacaacaaaaaaaaaaaaaaaagggaaactaCATGTTGTTTAAGTGTAGGAAGGAAAACACatgtaaaattgaaatgaaacatgacaGCATTGTTGCACAATTTCATACTTTTCGTGGCTGTGTCAGAGGTGTTGGTTCAGTAAAGGGTAATTCTTGAGTgtagttttgaaaatgttagcCTTCCACCGCCGTTCcttaaaaaattctttttttcttctgaatttGGCCTatgttgtaatgtttttcatcatatttctttttcaagGAAGCAACAAGCACCCGGAAGGAGCTGATTTAGTTAAGATCGGCCTGCtcttaaagtttttttcttttcattatctcCACCATCGACGatcaaaataacacaaatggtgaaatttcttaaaattttaagTCAAACACTACTCACCCCCAGAGTCTGCTGTGCCGTCTGGAATCTCAGCATAAATATCAGAGCctgaagttaaagaaaaaagttgaaattaaaagtgTTTGCTTTGCATTCGTACTTCTGCGTAAGGCcaccaccaaaacaaaaaaaagaacatgaatCATTGTTGGTTAGTCCATGTCAATTACTGCTCagcagaatgtaaaaaaaactgatgtaaGCAGAGTGGGTACACAGCTCAAATTTAAACAGAATCAATATTATGATATCAGTGACTTTATAAATTAGTCATTAGTCTTACTCAAACCTCTATCAGGACCACTGGGACCACcactggaagagagagagaaaacatttattctttaaagCAAGCAGCCAATGACCTTTTGGTCAAGCAGAGGCAGAAATATGAATAGATAACCAGAACttaaaggaggaggaagatgtgtaaaaaaacaaaaaaactcaaaagctaCAGCAATGTTTCCGGCAATTTACCACTACAATGGAAAAAACAAGTCTGAGTGTGTCATTTTTTTAGCAGCATTTAAGAAACTTTACTTTCCAGTATGATTCATCACACTTACTGTTTGGGGATGTCAGGAAGTTTCAGTCTTGTGTCTCTCCCTGTAAGAACCAGAGTTTCGGTCTAGTTGCGATTTTATGTCAAAGGCTTAGAAAACTCAAAAGGAAGATTTCAGGTTTTCCTACCAGCTGTAACATATTAGgctctgttttcattgttgAAAAATAGTGAGTAAAATGAGGACGCAGCCTCATTGCCACACAGCTCGACAGGGGTCCAACAGGGTGAGCAACATGAcaacaaacagtttttaataaaaggcCTTAGCTTAATTGTATCATTTAAACCAGTTATTTGAGGTGAAAAAGAAAGGGAATGCACCTGAAATCCTGTGAATTCGGTGTTTAACGTCACCATAAGCCGtggaaaataaaagccaaaagtacaaaagtaaatCACAGGTTGTTAAAAAATAGAACTGGCCGGGGTCTATGTAGCCAATGTGAAAACTGCTGGACTGTTTAATATCTTCAGACTGAGATTGTTGCATTATTGCATTACATTCTGACCCGTCAAGATTATTATTCTCGTTCCATGTATACACATTATTGTCACTGTACCTTTGCTGGGTCTGATAATGAGCGAGCTCTCGGAGATGCCGCCCAGTCGACAGTAGCCGTCAATCAGGTCGGCCATGTTCTCCGCCACAGCCAGGGAGGAGGTGTTCACTGCCAGCGGCTGGGGGGGGTTTAACACACACGATATTTCATTGTTGCTTCAACTTGAAAAGCTTTGCACCTTGACCTCAACTGACTCTTCAGTCCAGAGcacatttgtgaatgtgtgaaaagcAAAGTGGTCTGAAGCAGGGGGaggcagctagcctggccctgtccaaatatcaaaaaaaaaaaaaaacatcctcaagAGAAAGTCACTGCAACCGTCCGAGAAATAGTTCCTTGCCAAActacacatttcattttttacactttttttgtgaggattaaacaaaaattgtatttaaacaaacaaagctaatcggctgctggctgtagtatCATATTATCGTGCAGACACGAGAATGGTATTTATCTTCTAATCTaactttcagcaaaaaagcaaataagcacatgCAAAACCAGGAAGTGCACCGATACCTGCTTTTCTCCCTCTATGTGCACAGTGAGCAGAGCCCGACCGTCACTCCCTGCGGAGCAGGAGATACTGCGCACCTGAGAGAACGCAGCCAGACAGATGGGCTGCAAAAGAGACTAAGATGTAAAActtagaaataaagaaagaataaaCAGGGAAAGGGATTCTGTGACACTTGTTTGTAATTATGCATCTCAGCGTATCCTGTCGTCTCGCGTGTTGTATGGCATACGGTTTCTTTCCACAATATGACAtatggcaaaaaacaaaacgaaaaaaatcaacatcaacaaGCATTTAAGAAAAGCTGGGAGGAATTCAGTTTAAGCTCACGGTTGAGTTCTCAGTATGCTGACTGATGCCTTCCGGGCCGATGACCAGGTCTATTGTTAGACTCCAGCCGTGCTGTAGTCGcaggaaacagacaaacaaacacacacacacacacacacaagaataaaatgtatgaaCATGGGGCcaatatttgcttttattaaaaacCCTCTAACGCAATTCTTGTGCGTCAAAGAGTGCACACACAGCAACGggacacaaacagcagagaagCCACAGCAGTGTTATGAGGAGAGATTTTACTCAGCGGTCTATAAATCTGTGGTCTGTCATATAAAGGTCACAGGTCAAAGTCAGACTGGTCAGAGGCATTTTCTACTTTATGAGAACAGAACCTTTTTGGAAACAGCAAGTTCTTCAAAAACGACGTTTACCATAGAAAACGAACAGGGGATGACCACTCATCTGTTTTTGAGGGCCATCTCATTGTCATCAGGCCTCGTGAAAACGCGTGCTTTCATCAGACTCTCAAACACTCACCACCAGCTGGCAGGCGAAGCTCTCCTGTGTGTAGCTGTAGCACTGAGCCACAGTGGTGAAGAACCTGTCCATGGCCTGGTCCTGCTTCAGGGTCGAGTAGCCCTGAAACGTCTGCTGGATCAGCCGACGCAACTGCTTGGGctgacacgcacgcacacgctgAATTAGCTGAGCTCATAACACATCGCGTAACTTCAACGTGAAGATTAATTCGGGTTTTAGGCAGACGGAATAAACATTCAAACCAGGCGATTGAATGTAAAGCGGCTGCTCCGCCGCCCTACCTTCATGCTATCAATCAGCTCTCTGGGAAAGAACAGGTCCAGCCCCACGTCCTTCCTAGTGGAGGAGAGTCAGACCATGAAATAAgtctaatttttcaaaaaacaaccAGAGCCAGATAAGCAAACTCCACAACAGGACAGGGCCGGGACTCAAACCCAGGAACGTCTTGCTGCGAAGCCACATTTCTGATCACCATGCTGGCCTTTACGGTTTTATTCTCTCTCCTGAATGTG
This genomic interval from Xiphias gladius isolate SHS-SW01 ecotype Sanya breed wild chromosome 13, ASM1685928v1, whole genome shotgun sequence contains the following:
- the LOC120798377 gene encoding protein-tyrosine kinase 2-beta-like yields the protein MSGDTSTLSWRSMSPTTRSDSLDASPTATVTRDNIFPVKIIKVCFLSNSSNLGKNFKLVRCEEGWTVRAIIDVVLSSGCVGPDIKHSLCYGLLLKHLKSSAIHWLHPDLTVSELTHRYEQQHLEAEWRYDLRIRYIPSDFMEKFKDDRTSMLYFYKQVRSDYMQQYASKVSDGMALQLGCLEIRRFYKDMNPNGLEKKSNLELLEKDVGLDLFFPRELIDSMKPKQLRRLIQQTFQGYSTLKQDQAMDRFFTTVAQCYSYTQESFACQLVHGWSLTIDLVIGPEGISQHTENSTPICLAAFSQVRSISCSAGSDGRALLTVHIEGEKQPLAVNTSSLAVAENMADLIDGYCRLGGISESSLIIRPSKGRDTRLKLPDIPKHGGPSGPDRGLSSDIYAEIPDGTADSGDKHRISRNDVVVGRILGEGFFGEVHDGVYKSPTGERIRVAIKTCKDCSADVKEKFLSEAGLMKNLYHPHIVRLIGVIEVDPVWIVMELYEHGELGSYLVEEQYIVTGPTLILYCLQICKALAYLEGLNMVHRDIAVRNVLVASPECVKLGDFGLSRYIDEHEYYKASVSRLPIKWMAPESINFRRFTTASDVWMFGVCVWEIFSMAQQPFFWLENGQVINQLESGVRLPKPQRCPPTVYSLLARCWAYEPDARPSFSQLVCSFSEIHRMEMEQEQDVKPDWSRPILQAFNSNHTDPPPKPSRAQGGTLYRTTHTQATERDSRPVWEKERAQVENTLQRQRREMLMDKQWLEQEEKQLDPVVRLDSQFKPPEKSPENGPPDKPPTPPPVAQPRPTAELDRSGDQVYTGVMLMVKQVVQLKNDVGHLPAAEYPNAVKTVGVTLRGLIRSVDEILPSLHSSVTAEIEGTKKLLNKDLGELIGKMRLAQQNLVTTLREECQRQMLAAAHTLALDSKNLLDAVDQARVRANLAKPSTDAQGAGGGGGGGESAAGHP